One window from the genome of Candidatus Thermoplasmatota archaeon encodes:
- a CDS encoding NUDIX domain-containing protein, with protein sequence MGTGVAYTVVVCFENSRRERFLVALHRSRGWELPGGRLEPGEDALACALREFREEIGRELVDARLLVRQEKANGTAWVFEGLLGPPVPDWRPHAEESIGEWRFVRRLSEVAPLAFPEDPYEEMERALGRPMR encoded by the coding sequence GTGGGCACGGGCGTCGCGTACACGGTCGTGGTTTGCTTCGAAAACTCGCGGCGGGAGCGCTTCCTCGTCGCGCTGCACCGGTCGCGCGGTTGGGAGCTGCCGGGCGGACGGTTGGAGCCGGGCGAGGACGCGCTCGCCTGCGCGCTTCGCGAGTTCCGCGAGGAGATCGGGCGCGAGCTTGTCGATGCGCGGCTCCTCGTGCGGCAGGAAAAGGCCAATGGGACCGCCTGGGTGTTCGAGGGACTTCTGGGTCCCCCCGTGCCCGACTGGCGGCCGCACGCGGAGGAATCCATCGGAGAATGGCGGTTCGTGCGTCGGCTCTCCGAGGTCGCTCCGCTTGCCTTCCCCGAGGACCCGTACGAGGAGATGGAGCGGGCGCTGGGGCGGCCGATGCGTTAG